The stretch of DNA CCCGACCGGCAAACGCCACTGCATCAACGGCGTAGCGCTGGATTTCATCCCGGCCTAAGTTTTGGGGCGCCTCCCCAATCGATGGGGGAGCGGGGCCATCTGGACTAACCGTTTTTAACGGCGATCTTCAGGGTTCAGCAGGAGCGGGCACTGGACGCGTGCCGCGAGCAAAGCGAATTCGCGCAGGCTGAAGAAGGTATCGAAAGCCAGGCCATAGTTGGCGTCCCGGCGCCAGCGGACCTTGGCGCGAATCTCGGGCATGAACTCGTTTTCGATGCGGACCGTCTGGTCGATGGCGAAGACGCTTTCGCACTCGATCCGAGCGCCTTGCTGCGACAGGTTGAGCATGTAGGCGTTGGCCTTCTGGCTCAGCGTCGAAACGGTCAGCGGCATCGCGAGGTTGAGGCGCAGCTGGCGCTTGGGGAAGGCCCAGTTTTCGTGAACCAGGCGTTCGACGGGAACGACGCTCTCGAAGCGGTAGCTGCCATCGAACCCATCGGCCCGCACCTGGGTCATCTCGTAGATTTCACCGTTCTGCAGTTCGAGCGCAATCTGCTGGTCAGTCGGAAGCCCGTGAAAGGTCCGCAGGCTGACCCCGGTGGCTGAAACATCGCGGACCACGCAAACGAATTCGCCCTGTCCGCAGACGAGTTTTGCCGCCCGAATCAAGGAGGTAAAGCGTGGCGCGCCCCGCTGATCGGAGGCCGTTGCGGAGCTCGATTCATTCATCGCGTAGGCCGTCGCGAATTCCATCTACCCTAATCCCTGTTCGACGCCTCGCCCCTTCTGGCGAGCACAAACTCTTATGGA from Erythrobacter mangrovi encodes:
- a CDS encoding PilZ domain-containing protein translates to MEFATAYAMNESSSATASDQRGAPRFTSLIRAAKLVCGQGEFVCVVRDVSATGVSLRTFHGLPTDQQIALELQNGEIYEMTQVRADGFDGSYRFESVVPVERLVHENWAFPKRQLRLNLAMPLTVSTLSQKANAYMLNLSQQGARIECESVFAIDQTVRIENEFMPEIRAKVRWRRDANYGLAFDTFFSLREFALLAARVQCPLLLNPEDRR